A stretch of Anas acuta chromosome 3, bAnaAcu1.1, whole genome shotgun sequence DNA encodes these proteins:
- the UFL1 gene encoding E3 UFM1-protein ligase 1, whose amino-acid sequence MAAAWEEIRRLAADFQRAQFAEVAQRLSERNCIEIVTKLIAEKQLEVVHTLDGKEYVTPAQICREIRDELHVSGGRVNIVDLQQIINVDLLHIENRANDIVKSDKTIQLVLGQLINESYLDQLAEEINDKLQETGQVTISELCKAYDLPGDFLTQVLSRRLGRIIHGRLDQENRGVIFTEAFVSRHRARIRGLFSAITRPTPISNLITRYGFQEHLLYSVLEELVNAGRLKGTVVGGKQDKAVFVPDIYARTQSNWVDSFFKQNGYLEFDALYRLGIPDPSGYIKKRYKSTKLLFLRAACVGQEIVDQVEASVEEAVSSGTWIDVATLLPSSLSAEDCGILLQQVMRSLNKNSSGLIFSDTIVVSEKFLSSCTDLFSDMMKQKAEKEMKNNPVHLITEEDLKQASVLENSNANKKDKKDDRRRKATEGSGSVRGGGGGNAREIKIKKTKKKGRKDADSDEESQTTSTDRNKHMEFPFMTQEEIQDVLKTRMQDCPEELITELAEHLIRPLTKSYQEVVRSVFTSSTSSSGASRRQTMKDLQEEFSNLYNNIRLFEKGTKHFTDETQTNLVKHLLKTVCTDVTNLIFNFLASDSMMTTENYSAITSEVRTKILGKLPEDTKGPLTKLHTSLNGKSLEDFLSYLDSAADICDIMVKKGDKKKERQVLFQHRQALIEQLKVTEDPALVLHLTSVLLFQFSTHCMLHAPGRSVPQIINFLSGKIPEDQHSLLVKYQGLVVKQLISQTKKTEQGVSDETEEDEGADAIRKELQEITTSIKDLVLRPRKSSVTEE is encoded by the exons ATGGCGGCCGCCTGGGAGGAGATCCGGCGCCTGGCTGCCGACTTCCAGCGGGCGCAGTTCGCTGAGGTGGCCCAGAG GTTGTCAGAACGGAACTGTATAGAAATCGTCACTAAACTGATCGCAGAAAAGCAGTTGGAAGTGGTGCATACACTGGATGGAAAAGAGTATGTCACGCCAGCACAGATCTGTAGGGAGATTCGGGATGAGCTTCATGTTAGTGGTG gtcgAGTAAACATTGTTGACTTGCAACAG ataataAATGTGGACCTTCTGCACATAGAAAACAGAGCTAATGATATCGTTAAATCAGACAAAACTATTCAGCTTGTGCTGGGACAGCTTATAAATGA GAGTTACCTAGACCAattagcagaagaaataaatgataaaCTACAAGAAACTGGCCAGGTGACAATATCCGAACTCTGCAAGGCATATGACCTTCCAGGAGACTTCCTGACACAG GTATTATCCAGGCGTTTGGGTAGAATTATTCATGGACGACTAGACCAGGAAAACCGTGGGGTGATTTTCACAGAAGCCTTTGTTTCCCGGCATCGAGCACGCATTCGTGGTCTCTTCAGTGCGATTACTCG GCCTACACCTATAAGTAACTTGATCACTCGGTATGGATTTCAAGAACATTTACTTTACT ctGTGCTAGAAGAACTTGTTAATGCTGGTCGTCTAAAAGGCACCGTGGTTGGTGGGAAACAGGATAAGGCTGTGTTTGTTCCAGACATCTATGCCAGAACACAGAGCAACTGGGTGGATTCCTTTTTCAAGCAGAATGGTTACTTAG AATTTGATGCGTTATACAGACTTGGAATCCCTGACCCATCAggctacattaaaaaaagatacaagTCCACAAAACTCTTATTTCTGAGAGCAGCTTGTGTTGGTCAAGAAATTGTGGATCAGGTTGAAGCTTCTGTAGAAGAAGCCGTCAGTTCTGGAACCTGGATAGATGTAGCA ACTCTTCTGCCAAGTTCATTATCAGCAGAAGATTGTGGAATTTTGCTTCAGCAAGTGATGAGATCTTTGAACAAAAACTCTTCCGGTTTAATCTTCAGCGACACCATTGTAGTCAGTGAGAAATTTCTAAGCAGCTGTACTGATCTGTTTTCTGATATGAtgaaacagaaagctgaaaag gaaatgaaaaataacccTGTTCACTTAATCACTGAAGAAGATTTAAAACAGgcttctgttttagaaaattcaaatgctaataaaaaagacaaaaaagatgATAGAAGAAGGAAGGCAACTG AGGGCAGTGGAAGTGTGAGAGGAGGCGGTGGTGGTAACGCTAGAGAGATCAAGATTAAGAAAaccaagaagaaaggaaggaaggatgctGACAGTGATGAAGAGTCACAAACAACTAGCACAG ATAGGAATAAGCACATGGAGTTCCCTTTCATGACCCAAGAGGAAATTCAGGATGTTTTAAAGACCCGTATGCAAGACTGCCCTGAGGAGCTTATTACAGAACTTGCTGAACATCTAATAAG ACCTCTAACAAAAAGTTATCAAGAAGTTGTGCGTTCCGTTTTTACATCTTCAACATCTTCCTCTGGAGCTAGCAGAAGACAGACTATGAAGGACTTGCAGGAAGAATTCTCAAACTTGTACAACAACATTCGGTTATTTGAAAAGGGAACAAAGCATTTCACAG atgaaaCTCAGACTAACCTTGTCAAGCATCTGTTGAAGACTGTCTGTACAGATGTTACAAATCTTATTTTCAACTTCCTAGCATCTGATTCAATGATGACAACAGAAAATTACTCTGCCATCACAAGTGAG GTCAGGACCAAGATTTTAGGTAAATTGCCAGAAGACACCAAAGGTCCTTTAACTAAACTGCATACTTCTCTGAATGGCAAG agtttAGAAGATTTCCTTTCATACCTTGATTCTGCAGCAGATATTTGTGATATTATGGtgaaaaaaggagacaaaaagaaagaaag GCAAGTCTTATTTCAGCATAGACAAGCTCTGATTGAACAGCTAAAAGTAACAGAAGATCCAGCTCTTGTTCTGCACCTGACATCAGTactgttatttcagttttcaaccCACTGTATGCTTCATGCACCAGGGAGATCTGTACCACAGATCATTAATTTCCTAAGCGGCAAGATCCCAGAG GATCAGCATTCTCTGTTAGTCAAATACCAGGGATTAGTAGTGAAACAATTGATCAGTCAGACTAAGAAGACTGAACAGGGGGTCAGCGATGAAACAGAAGAGGACGAAGGAGCAGATGCCATTCGGAAAGAGCTCCAGGAAATCACTACCTCTATCAAAGATCTTGTTCTCAGACCTAGAAAATCTTCTGTAACAGAGGAATAA